The genomic stretch GACGCGCCGAAGAACAGGAAGTCGATCAACAACTGCAGGTCCGAGATGTCCACAGACAACGATTTGTCGACATCGTTCTCCTCAGCGCAATCCGAGATGGCGCCGCCAAAGAACAGATAGTCCACCATCGCCGACAGGTCGGAAATGTCGACCAGATCGCCAGGATCACCGTCAACGTTACCCGTCGTGCCGTTGCAGCAGCTCTCGATCAACACTGGACAGGCCCGTACGTTCCAGCGATACCATTCTCTCGCTTTCTGGACCGACTGTATAAGATCCGTCGTGGTGCCGTTTCTTACAGTGATGAGCACCGAGTACACCACCACCGTGTCGCCGGCAGCCAGCGAGAAGTTGTTCTTGAACGTCATGGCCAGGTGCTGGTCATCCTTCGTCGGCTCAGCCGAGTAGCCCGGATTCTGCATGTTGGCCCAGAGTTCCGACGCCACAAAGCCGTTGTTGCCGAACACGAAGTCACTGTTCAGCGCCGTATAAGCACCGTACAGATCTCTCTTATTCGAGCACGGCTCGCTGGCAAACTGCGCATCGGTATACATGCCGAGTAGGGCGATACCGGCGAACCGGCGATCGTTATCCTGGCACTCATGCCCCGGCTTATCCTGATTGTACTCACCACCCTGCTGATACATCAGCCGCAGTGAATCAATAAAGCCGGCGGTGTTGTCCGCGCCGGAGTCGGACGGCACATCCCAGTCAAACGCTTCACCCATCGTGATGTTGCTGACGGTGGCGTTCTTGTACGGGAACAGCGTCCATTTCTGGATCATGAAGTTACAGCTATCGCCATCCAGCGGCGCCCAGACTGTCTCTTCCAACGCCAGCGAAGAGTCGACCGTCACCATCTGGTCGGTCTGGTACTTCTGGTACTTGGATGTGATGGTCTTGCCGCGGCTGAAGATCGGGGCAACCTTGTCGGCCACCGGCTTGAAACCGGTCGTGTCGATGTAGTTGTCGCCGAAAATGGCCCAGCTGGCGCGATACGTGGACGGAGTCGGCTTGGTGATGATGATCGGCGAGCCGTCATACATGTACACCTTGGAATTGCCGAGCACCGAGTCGAGCTGGTCGCAGTCGCCGAAGTCGAAGTAATCCAGGTTGACCTTCTCCTTGCCTTCGGCGCCCATATTGCCACCATTGGTGAACACTAGACGCGTACAGGCCGTGGAGACGGTGTCACGATAGAGCGGGACCACCGTATCGGCCACCAGGGCGTCGATCGGGACAACGATTGAATCCAACGGATCCGGTGAATTCGACTTCAAAAAGACATAGCCGGTCAGGTGCACGTTGGTGCCGGGCGTATTGATGGCGCCCCCCACGTTCAACGTGATGTCCATGGTCGCGGTATTGCCCACGCCGGCCGGAATGTTGATACCACCCGTGGTCGAGATACCCAGCCAGGTGCCTGGACCAAGCGTCTGCACCTTGCCGATACCACCAGCCGGTATGTTGCAGGTCACGTTACCGGAATTCTCCATGGTAACTGTGATCGTCTTCGCCTGGCCATGTTTGGCATAGTTCGGGAAAACGATCTGAGCCGGCGAGACGTTCAGAATCGGGTTCGGGACGGCAGGGACACACTTGAAGCGAACCCACTTCATGGTATTCGGCGTCAGAACGCCCTGGTCGATGGTCGGAATGCCCGAGCCGGCGATCTTGTCGTTCAGAAACAGGATGTGTGTGTAGTAGTTGGTCGTGAACGACGGATCCAGGTCTACGGTCGCTTCGA from Candidatus Zixiibacteriota bacterium encodes the following:
- a CDS encoding sialidase family protein, which codes for MTRKLWSLLLVAVLLVTLIAAAAEAVSRPELLNRYKLAPRAFIVQEPATATSSSMDKNAPAISLGGAQPSASPGSNVRVNNYMDLMTNGSLPRAITWEKDPYIHFAYTFLPTTDYNTGRVYGYNVFDASSGTWPQTAGTGCLIQGPGERGGFIAISVDPSDAAGIVSGHRRATDADPFRTHTYYDGFAASCFWGAGSAVPDAVSHIGGLPAGDQIIWPQVAYLVNGTDTVTFTFSCGDGANAYQLARKQGKKDAGTWTGMAVDTGDFISQTVMTSRTSKKVALAWVNKSPEGKIKNNSDDNDIYMMESTDAGLTWSPRYNVTNNPPNTAGHRPWLECAGLIDQNDKVRLVWNAWVFPADAYATGATVGRECRVLAWAQTSGGTGTISTVHNAEWAPGTCAGGINVMNVGRVQIGQCSNRFYVTFEQYNDRPAGVLNDCANLAGADAFWAANGDIYVSVSDSVTGTLWDRARDITNSRTPGCDSAGFNGVCDDDNYPSIAPYGMDEAAFGGLTWPVEATVDLDPSFTTNYYTHILFLNDKIAGSGIPTIDQGVLTPNTMKWVRFKCVPAVPNPILNVSPAQIVFPNYAKHGQAKTITVTMENSGNVTCNIPAGGIGKVQTLGPGTWLGISTTGGINIPAGVGNTATMDITLNVGGAINTPGTNVHLTGYVFLKSNSPDPLDSIVVPIDALVADTVVPLYRDTVSTACTRLVFTNGGNMGAEGKEKVNLDYFDFGDCDQLDSVLGNSKVYMYDGSPIIITKPTPSTYRASWAIFGDNYIDTTGFKPVADKVAPIFSRGKTITSKYQKYQTDQMVTVDSSLALEETVWAPLDGDSCNFMIQKWTLFPYKNATVSNITMGEAFDWDVPSDSGADNTAGFIDSLRLMYQQGGEYNQDKPGHECQDNDRRFAGIALLGMYTDAQFASEPCSNKRDLYGAYTALNSDFVFGNNGFVASELWANMQNPGYSAEPTKDDQHLAMTFKNNFSLAAGDTVVVYSVLITVRNGTTTDLIQSVQKAREWYRWNVRACPVLIESCCNGTTGNVDGDPGDLVDISDLSAMVDYLFFGGAISDCAEENDVDKSLSVDISDLQLLIDFLFFGASLPNC